From Microbacterium sp. LWH11-1.2, one genomic window encodes:
- a CDS encoding undecaprenyl-diphosphate phosphatase, with product MHLLEALILGIVQGLTEFLPISSSAHLRILGTFLPSGEDPGAAFTAITQIGTEAAVVVFFWRDIVRIISQWFRSLAGRVPRSDPDARMGWMIIIGSIPIVVLGLFFQDQIETVFRSLWIVAIMLIVFGILLGVADHVGAKRRKLGDLTYPHGIAFGFAQALALIPGVSRSGGTITMGLFLGYERAAAARYAFLLAIPAVFGSGFYQVFKSWGEPSFFSFGDTLAATGIAFVVALGVIAFFMNFISKRSFLPFVIYRILLGTVLLILLGTGVIAA from the coding sequence ATGCACCTGCTCGAAGCCCTCATCCTCGGCATCGTCCAGGGACTCACCGAGTTCCTGCCCATCTCCTCCAGCGCCCACCTGCGCATCCTCGGCACGTTCCTGCCGTCGGGGGAGGACCCGGGGGCGGCGTTCACCGCGATCACCCAGATCGGCACCGAGGCAGCCGTCGTGGTCTTCTTCTGGCGTGACATCGTGCGCATCATCTCGCAGTGGTTCCGCTCGCTCGCGGGACGCGTTCCGCGCAGCGACCCGGACGCGCGGATGGGCTGGATGATCATCATCGGCAGCATCCCGATCGTCGTGCTCGGCCTGTTCTTCCAGGATCAGATCGAGACCGTGTTCCGCTCGCTCTGGATCGTGGCGATCATGCTCATCGTGTTCGGCATCCTGCTCGGCGTCGCCGACCACGTCGGGGCCAAGCGTCGCAAGCTCGGCGACCTGACCTACCCGCACGGCATCGCGTTCGGATTCGCGCAGGCTCTCGCTCTGATCCCCGGCGTCTCCCGCTCCGGTGGCACGATCACGATGGGACTCTTCCTCGGATACGAGCGCGCCGCAGCGGCTCGATACGCCTTCCTGCTCGCGATCCCGGCGGTCTTCGGCAGCGGCTTCTATCAGGTGTTCAAGAGCTGGGGAGAGCCCTCGTTCTTCTCGTTCGGCGACACGCTGGCCGCGACCGGCATCGCGTTCGTCGTCGCGCTCGGCGTCATCGCGTTCTTCATGAACTTCATCTCGAAGCGCAGCTTCCTGCCGTTCGTGATCTACCGGATCCTGCTCGGCACGGTTCTGCTGATCCTGCTCGGCACCGGAGTGATCGCGGCCTGA